A DNA window from Bdellovibrio sp. BCCA contains the following coding sequences:
- a CDS encoding single-stranded DNA-binding protein, which yields MSGVNKVILVGRLGADPEVKAIGSGSTVARLNIATSETWVKDGQRQEKTEWHRVTVWGKLAEICGKHLAKGRQVYVEGKLQTRQWEDQQGQKRYTTEIVASTVQFLGAAGAESGAGRSSSSAGNDDFNFQDFGPEPSFNSNDEIPF from the coding sequence ATGTCAGGTGTAAATAAAGTCATTCTAGTAGGTCGTTTGGGCGCTGATCCAGAAGTAAAAGCTATCGGTAGCGGCAGCACTGTAGCTCGTCTTAACATCGCAACAAGCGAAACTTGGGTTAAAGACGGTCAACGCCAAGAAAAAACAGAATGGCACCGTGTAACTGTATGGGGCAAACTTGCAGAGATCTGCGGTAAGCACCTTGCAAAAGGTCGTCAAGTTTACGTTGAAGGTAAACTTCAAACACGCCAATGGGAAGACCAACAAGGTCAAAAACGCTACACGACTGAAATCGTAGCAAGCACAGTTCAATTCTTGGGTGCCGCTGGTGCAGAATCTGGCGCAGGTCGCTCTTCTTCATCTGCAGGTAACGACGATTTCAACTTCCAAGATTTCGGTCCAGAACCTAGCTTCAACTCTAACGATGAGATTCCGTTCTAG
- the gspN gene encoding type II secretion system protein GspN produces MEQLRSLIQLIRKGKGKIFVMVVSALVFLFVLFPFDDLSDLISSQVSKLSNNSVYLQFERLKMSLFPQPGVQMDQVYIESIRTPALSAQELVITPSVSGLIAQKPYGHVSAKGLLKGDVDLHVGKGTRTENGVERHRIELTAKKVSLHDLRELANLPVLLKGQLNLETTALADLSFQEQPEVEVDMSINKFELPPSNVNTPMGPLTLPDLKLSTVELKGRLAAGRFVIESGTIGKPGDELYGTIKGNIGLTIVNRGGSFGQQIGAYNFEIDLKARKSFQDRAALFLSFIDGYKTPTSEGAQYKFKVSATNPMMPPSIGAAR; encoded by the coding sequence ATGGAACAATTGCGCTCGCTGATTCAGCTTATTCGTAAGGGCAAAGGCAAGATCTTCGTAATGGTTGTTTCCGCCTTGGTGTTCTTGTTCGTGCTTTTCCCGTTTGACGATTTAAGTGATTTGATTTCTTCGCAGGTGTCTAAACTTTCAAACAATTCAGTTTATTTGCAGTTTGAAAGATTGAAGATGAGCTTGTTCCCGCAACCGGGTGTGCAAATGGATCAAGTGTATATTGAATCCATTCGTACTCCGGCTCTCTCGGCTCAAGAGCTTGTGATTACTCCGTCAGTATCGGGCCTCATTGCGCAAAAACCTTATGGCCACGTTTCTGCTAAAGGCCTTTTAAAAGGAGACGTGGATCTTCACGTTGGCAAAGGCACACGCACAGAGAATGGCGTTGAAAGACATCGCATTGAACTCACAGCAAAGAAAGTTTCTTTGCATGATTTGCGTGAACTTGCGAACTTGCCTGTTTTGTTAAAAGGTCAGTTGAATTTGGAAACGACAGCGTTGGCCGATCTTTCTTTTCAGGAACAACCTGAAGTGGAAGTTGATATGTCGATCAATAAATTCGAATTGCCTCCGTCAAACGTCAACACACCGATGGGTCCTTTGACGTTACCGGATTTGAAATTGAGCACAGTGGAGCTGAAAGGCCGTTTGGCAGCCGGTCGTTTTGTTATTGAAAGTGGAACCATTGGGAAACCAGGCGATGAGCTTTACGGAACGATCAAAGGCAACATTGGTCTTACGATCGTCAACCGTGGCGGTTCTTTTGGTCAGCAGATTGGCGCTTATAACTTTGAGATCGATTTGAAAGCTCGTAAGAGTTTCCAAGATCGCGCCGCTTTATTTCTATCCTTTATTGATGGCTATAAAACACCCACCAGTGAAGGCGCTCAGTATAAGTTCAAAGTTTCAGCGACAAATCCTATGATGCCGCCGAGCATTGGAGCCGCGCGTTAG
- the pilM gene encoding pilus assembly protein PilM, which produces MKSLGIDIGSSSIKIVEVQNTSKGFQVSQFVEHPLNIALGADQELEIIEFLRSFVSHYDPNQTRFILGLRQDRVAIRNKFFPFNDRIKISKSLAFELEEDIPFSSDNAIFDAKIIRTVGGGAEVLACAAPKVHVQNCIQRAQDAGIDPFLISAEGTAFANVFEKWNEAPPALLPPAIPIDEEAKPVRHVQLVLNMGHTRTLVSAFEGNSLIAVRSVLWGGKNIAEAISKKYEIPFLEAMKELQTKAFILTNKQGATFDQVTFSDTIAKSVREMARDLQLSILELKSEFNAHIDMINLNGGVSQIQNLGPFLTQILEVPVNRTSSLDLVPNVLFERSVQNGAKAGVALGLAIEGFKKPRNPPINFLRGEFAKENHQMKMFWEKWGHTFKIATAALLVLFVYTSLRESFSLSLADRTQEVLKDQAKAVAGLKGKNASESGIRKYIRENKKRAADLKTLASVATMNSALDIVKKINDATPPKNSVTLDVHQLQIEDTQVVMQGYVSSPQEMSLLQQSLTNITTDGQVKTQRSTLGTLPGKTAFSFSFNVDRGIQKVTR; this is translated from the coding sequence GTGAAATCACTCGGCATAGACATAGGTTCTAGCAGCATCAAAATTGTCGAAGTGCAAAACACTTCGAAAGGTTTTCAAGTGTCTCAATTCGTTGAGCACCCGCTCAACATCGCACTTGGAGCTGACCAAGAACTTGAAATCATTGAATTCCTCCGCAGTTTCGTAAGTCATTACGATCCGAATCAAACACGCTTTATCCTGGGGCTTCGCCAAGACCGCGTGGCCATTCGCAATAAGTTCTTCCCTTTCAACGATCGCATTAAAATTTCTAAGAGCTTGGCTTTTGAATTGGAAGAAGACATTCCCTTTTCTTCGGACAACGCGATCTTTGATGCGAAAATCATTCGCACTGTCGGTGGCGGCGCTGAAGTCTTAGCTTGTGCGGCTCCGAAAGTTCACGTGCAAAACTGCATTCAAAGAGCGCAAGATGCGGGTATTGATCCGTTTTTAATTTCCGCTGAAGGCACTGCTTTTGCCAACGTTTTTGAAAAGTGGAACGAAGCTCCCCCTGCACTACTTCCTCCAGCCATTCCGATTGATGAAGAGGCCAAACCCGTTCGTCACGTGCAATTGGTTTTAAACATGGGGCACACGCGCACGCTTGTGAGCGCTTTTGAAGGAAATTCTTTAATCGCCGTTCGCTCTGTTTTGTGGGGCGGAAAAAATATCGCCGAAGCGATTTCTAAAAAATATGAAATTCCGTTTTTAGAAGCGATGAAAGAGCTGCAAACGAAAGCCTTTATTTTGACAAACAAACAAGGCGCTACGTTTGACCAAGTGACTTTCTCAGACACGATTGCCAAAAGTGTTCGCGAGATGGCGCGTGATCTTCAGCTTTCAATCTTGGAACTGAAAAGTGAATTCAATGCACACATTGACATGATCAATCTCAATGGCGGCGTTTCACAAATTCAAAACCTGGGCCCTTTCTTGACTCAGATTTTAGAAGTCCCGGTGAACCGCACTTCTTCATTGGATTTGGTTCCGAATGTTCTTTTTGAACGTTCCGTGCAAAACGGAGCTAAAGCCGGTGTGGCTTTGGGTCTTGCAATTGAAGGTTTTAAAAAACCGCGCAATCCTCCGATCAATTTCCTTCGTGGTGAGTTTGCAAAAGAAAATCACCAGATGAAAATGTTCTGGGAAAAATGGGGCCACACTTTCAAGATCGCAACAGCGGCCTTGCTGGTTCTTTTCGTTTACACTTCTTTACGCGAAAGTTTTTCCTTAAGTCTTGCTGATCGCACACAGGAAGTTTTGAAAGACCAAGCCAAAGCCGTTGCGGGTCTTAAAGGTAAAAACGCTTCGGAAAGTGGCATTCGTAAATACATTCGTGAAAACAAAAAGCGCGCCGCCGATCTTAAAACATTGGCGAGTGTCGCAACGATGAACTCCGCTCTTGATATCGTGAAAAAGATCAACGATGCGACTCCTCCGAAAAATTCTGTGACGTTGGATGTGCATCAACTGCAAATCGAAGACACGCAAGTGGTCATGCAAGGCTATGTCAGCTCTCCGCAAGAAATGTCGCTTTTGCAACAATCACTCACGAATATCACAACCGATGGTCAAGTGAAGACGCAAAGATCTACATTGGGAACTCTTCCTGGAAAAACAGCTTTCTCTTTCAGCTTTAACGTCGATCGCGGTATCCAAAAGGTGACAAGATGA
- a CDS encoding type II secretion system minor pseudopilin translates to MRKIKALGRQLNRPLSNNRGVALMIAIAAIMLIMYFAMEVSYDSNVEYLVNSQGLNRVKAYYAAKSGMQLSLLRIKIYQQAQDKFGAQLGNSALLDQIWKFPFAWPLPIPDELSAVDKDNFKKIFKESSMDASYIATIEDEGSKIDLNDLNSPSKSLQESTKKQLLNIFEQKKQEDEQFARDYSNTRFDELVNNIADWMTPKATSLNGGDKRAKYGELNQLSQSDYYPPNRGFRTLAELHMIPGMTDDFYNLLEPRVTIYGMKGINPNLATKDVLKSLDPGMTEEAVTAIIKRRETESEGGPFKCDKDGGSADFWNFVQQNTRVRLMGDPKDIPLTCDTVMNFKIKSTGEFAGATREITAIVMDLNKSATKIKSFTDKEKQPDPNDKNKTDPNQKNQQAQKDKIPKGPPRIVYWNER, encoded by the coding sequence ATGCGCAAAATCAAAGCTCTTGGCCGCCAGCTCAACCGCCCACTGAGTAATAATCGCGGGGTGGCTCTCATGATCGCGATCGCAGCGATCATGCTTATCATGTATTTCGCAATGGAAGTTTCTTACGACTCCAATGTTGAGTATTTAGTAAACTCACAAGGCCTCAACCGTGTGAAAGCATATTACGCAGCAAAATCAGGAATGCAGCTAAGCCTTTTGCGTATTAAAATCTATCAACAAGCCCAAGATAAATTCGGCGCACAGTTGGGTAACAGTGCTCTGCTCGATCAAATTTGGAAATTTCCATTTGCATGGCCATTGCCAATTCCAGACGAACTGAGCGCCGTTGATAAAGATAATTTCAAAAAAATCTTTAAAGAATCTTCTATGGATGCAAGCTACATTGCAACAATCGAAGATGAAGGCTCAAAGATCGATTTGAATGACTTAAACTCCCCATCAAAATCTTTGCAAGAGTCGACAAAAAAACAACTGCTCAATATTTTTGAACAGAAAAAACAAGAAGACGAACAATTCGCCCGAGACTACAGCAACACCCGCTTCGATGAATTGGTTAACAACATCGCCGACTGGATGACTCCAAAAGCAACGTCCCTCAACGGCGGCGACAAAAGAGCCAAATACGGCGAACTGAATCAACTGTCGCAATCAGATTACTATCCACCCAATCGCGGCTTCAGAACGCTAGCGGAACTGCATATGATTCCCGGAATGACAGACGACTTCTACAACTTGCTAGAACCCAGAGTCACCATCTACGGAATGAAGGGAATCAATCCCAACCTAGCAACCAAAGACGTCTTAAAATCCCTAGACCCAGGAATGACCGAAGAAGCCGTCACAGCCATCATCAAAAGAAGAGAAACCGAATCCGAAGGCGGTCCGTTTAAATGCGACAAAGACGGCGGCAGCGCCGACTTCTGGAACTTCGTTCAACAAAACACAAGAGTGCGCCTCATGGGCGACCCTAAAGACATTCCATTAACATGCGACACCGTCATGAATTTCAAAATCAAAAGCACCGGAGAATTCGCCGGCGCCACGAGAGAAATCACGGCGATTGTGATGGATTTGAATAAATCTGCGACAAAAATAAAGTCATTCACAGATAAAGAAAAACAACCAGATCCGAACGATAAAAACAAAACGGATCCAAACCAAAAAAATCAACAAGCGCAAAAAGACAAAATCCCAAAGGGTCCGCCAAGAATTGTCTATTGGAACGAACGCTAG
- a CDS encoding type II secretion system protein GspJ, which yields MKRNRLGFTMIELMITISILGTLTVLTAQAISQAIKAKVKLQDQIDDVSRMRDAMRLIERDINLAYHYRDIEKELEQILKKKNNPNPPPGGATPPPGSIPNENDPANRREVPRRDPETHFVGASDTLSFVTMNNARTVRNVQQADFIEVGYSLKDCKNLRDDKASSKCLWRRSSPYVDLDVTKGGDEIVLLENVSEFKLRYRGKGKQDWVGDWRTDAGGDGATKGKFPQAVEVSLTVEKKVKDRNKKYSMQLIVPIHFPNNSEEGANAQNQSSWPPAQPPTE from the coding sequence GTGAAACGAAATCGCCTTGGCTTTACTATGATTGAACTGATGATCACGATCTCAATTTTGGGAACGTTGACGGTTCTGACGGCGCAAGCCATCAGTCAGGCGATCAAAGCCAAAGTCAAGTTGCAAGATCAAATCGACGACGTCTCTCGCATGAGAGATGCCATGCGCCTTATTGAACGCGATATTAATCTTGCCTATCACTATCGCGATATTGAAAAAGAGCTGGAGCAGATTCTTAAGAAGAAAAATAATCCAAATCCTCCTCCGGGAGGAGCAACTCCACCACCTGGATCTATTCCCAATGAAAATGATCCTGCGAACCGCAGAGAAGTTCCGCGCCGAGATCCAGAAACACACTTTGTTGGCGCCAGCGACACATTAAGTTTCGTCACAATGAACAACGCACGCACTGTGCGCAATGTTCAACAAGCGGACTTCATCGAAGTGGGATATTCACTGAAAGATTGTAAAAACCTACGCGACGATAAAGCGTCTTCGAAATGCCTATGGCGCCGAAGTTCCCCTTATGTGGATTTAGATGTCACAAAAGGTGGCGACGAAATTGTTCTTCTAGAAAATGTCTCTGAATTCAAACTTCGCTACCGTGGCAAAGGAAAACAAGACTGGGTCGGCGACTGGCGCACAGACGCTGGTGGTGATGGCGCCACAAAAGGAAAATTCCCGCAAGCCGTGGAAGTTTCTTTGACGGTAGAAAAGAAAGTAAAAGACAGAAACAAAAAATATTCGATGCAACTGATTGTCCCGATCCACTTCCCTAACAATTCTGAGGAGGGTGCAAATGCGCAAAATCAAAGCTCTTGGCCGCCAGCTCAACCGCCCACTGAGTAA
- a CDS encoding type II secretion system protein, protein MKKNGFTLIETIMAVVILASGLLLLSNSWSGSFMRLRKTQLSTEVSALLERKMVEIEMEYAGKPLDSIPEEKEDDFGSEYPQYSWKMETKEFEVPDFSATLTAQSGGADELTLTVMKTLAEHLGKSVKEVKVSVIYKGGKKPLQFSATQYFVDYDKEIQLPAMPGAQ, encoded by the coding sequence GTGAAAAAAAACGGATTCACATTGATCGAGACCATCATGGCAGTGGTCATCCTTGCTTCGGGACTTCTACTTTTGTCGAATTCCTGGAGCGGAAGCTTTATGCGTCTTCGTAAGACGCAACTCTCTACGGAAGTCTCTGCCCTCTTGGAAAGAAAAATGGTGGAGATCGAAATGGAGTACGCAGGCAAACCACTTGATTCCATTCCTGAAGAAAAAGAAGACGACTTCGGCTCTGAATATCCCCAGTACTCTTGGAAAATGGAAACCAAAGAATTTGAAGTCCCCGACTTTTCAGCGACTCTCACCGCACAATCTGGCGGAGCTGACGAATTGACTTTAACTGTGATGAAAACTTTGGCGGAGCATTTAGGAAAATCCGTTAAAGAAGTGAAAGTAAGTGTGATCTACAAAGGCGGTAAAAAACCTTTGCAGTTCTCTGCCACTCAATACTTTGTCGACTACGATAAAGAAATCCAACTTCCTGCCATGCCGGGGGCGCAATAG
- a CDS encoding pilus assembly FimT family protein, whose amino-acid sequence MSRKGFTLIEVMIVLAILGAVLLVGMPRIFKTNTNIKSVARHFIVLSKDIRNKARLTNSTYRLVIDLDSQDGQYWVERANGPQPVDPEAYEKAKEKESEKKEDAPPPLFQIDKSITKKEQTLPGGLRFGSVETANMKAPLTSGIAYVHFFPEGFVEAAAVQITNGNNLTWTLVFNPLTGQADIIEKASSLKDVQR is encoded by the coding sequence ATGTCTCGTAAGGGATTTACTCTTATTGAGGTGATGATCGTTCTCGCAATTTTGGGGGCCGTTCTTCTTGTGGGAATGCCCCGTATTTTTAAAACAAATACGAATATCAAATCTGTTGCTAGGCACTTCATCGTACTTAGCAAGGACATCCGCAACAAAGCCCGCCTCACAAATTCCACTTACCGCCTTGTGATCGATTTAGATTCTCAAGACGGACAATACTGGGTGGAGAGAGCCAACGGACCACAGCCCGTCGATCCTGAAGCTTATGAAAAAGCCAAAGAAAAAGAATCAGAAAAAAAAGAAGATGCACCACCGCCTCTTTTTCAAATCGATAAATCTATAACAAAAAAAGAACAGACTTTACCTGGAGGACTTCGTTTTGGCTCGGTAGAAACCGCCAATATGAAAGCCCCTTTAACTTCGGGCATTGCCTACGTCCATTTTTTTCCAGAAGGCTTTGTTGAAGCCGCTGCCGTGCAAATCACGAATGGAAATAATTTAACTTGGACGCTTGTTTTTAATCCTTTAACGGGTCAAGCTGATATAATAGAAAAAGCTTCTTCGTTAAAGGATGTTCAAAGGTGA
- the gspG gene encoding type II secretion system major pseudopilin GspG: MSLLKNRKGMTLIEIMIVLAIIGSIVALLLPSLTGQLDKSKVKETRIKMTQIVQALSMYYTDCGKYPQTLEGLAKPDPNCSNWGPEPYYTKGFKDQFGHDFVYELEGSEFSLKSLGKDGREGGDGYSKDISLEDLDSSK, encoded by the coding sequence ATGTCTCTTCTTAAGAATCGCAAAGGTATGACACTGATTGAAATCATGATCGTCCTTGCAATCATCGGTAGTATCGTTGCCCTCCTCTTGCCAAGCTTGACTGGTCAGTTGGATAAATCCAAAGTCAAAGAAACTCGCATTAAAATGACTCAAATCGTGCAAGCGCTTTCTATGTACTACACAGATTGCGGCAAATATCCTCAAACTTTGGAAGGCCTTGCGAAGCCGGATCCAAACTGCTCAAACTGGGGTCCTGAACCTTACTACACAAAAGGTTTCAAAGACCAATTCGGTCACGATTTCGTATACGAACTTGAAGGCAGTGAGTTCTCTTTGAAATCTTTGGGTAAAGACGGCCGCGAAGGTGGCGATGGTTACTCTAAAGATATCTCTCTAGAAGATCTAGATAGCAGCAAGTAG
- the gspF gene encoding type II secretion system inner membrane protein GspF produces the protein MPIFEYKGLTRDGKNVKGVIDSENLRAARAKLKKDNVYVVDIRDKKKVDPKKKSGPRSTKKIGVKELALMTRQLATLIKANIPLVDALTAVSEQVENPVLSEAIADCKNMVNEGSPLHKALAKYPNIFTNIYISMVEAGEMSGSLDVILMRLAEFTEAQADLRAKVSSAMTYPIIMLVVTMGLLSFLFIFLIPKMVVVFESAPNLQLPWYTVMLIDASQFMVNYWYLIFGSIFIVILLFRNWKNTPAGRNQWDAISLKLPIVGPTVRMVAVSRFTRTLATLLNGGVPMLAAMDIVKNIVNNHVLAMAIDEARSNISEGESIAGPLKKSGQFPPIVIHMVNIGEKTGELENMLSQVSDAYDFQVKNKLESLTSLMGPVVIVLMGFAIGMIVMAVMVPMFEMANIAG, from the coding sequence ATGCCTATTTTTGAGTACAAGGGCCTCACACGAGACGGAAAAAACGTAAAAGGAGTCATCGACTCTGAGAATTTGCGTGCGGCTCGCGCTAAACTCAAAAAAGACAATGTCTATGTCGTTGATATTCGCGATAAGAAAAAAGTGGACCCTAAAAAGAAAAGCGGTCCGCGTTCTACAAAAAAAATCGGCGTTAAAGAATTAGCTTTGATGACTCGTCAGTTGGCGACGTTGATTAAAGCCAATATTCCGTTGGTCGATGCTTTGACGGCAGTTTCCGAACAAGTTGAAAACCCGGTTTTATCTGAAGCCATCGCGGACTGTAAGAACATGGTGAATGAGGGTTCTCCCCTTCACAAGGCTTTGGCGAAATATCCAAATATCTTCACAAATATTTACATTTCAATGGTGGAAGCCGGCGAGATGTCAGGAAGCTTGGACGTCATCTTAATGCGTCTTGCGGAATTTACCGAAGCGCAAGCAGATCTTCGCGCGAAAGTGTCCAGTGCGATGACTTATCCCATCATCATGCTTGTTGTAACGATGGGTCTTTTAAGTTTCCTTTTCATTTTCTTGATTCCAAAAATGGTTGTGGTCTTTGAATCTGCACCGAACTTGCAGCTTCCTTGGTACACGGTCATGTTGATTGATGCCAGCCAGTTTATGGTGAATTACTGGTATTTGATTTTTGGAAGTATCTTTATCGTCATCTTGCTTTTCAGAAACTGGAAGAATACTCCTGCGGGACGAAACCAGTGGGATGCGATTTCACTCAAGCTCCCTATTGTTGGCCCCACTGTTCGCATGGTCGCGGTTTCTCGCTTTACTCGTACCTTGGCGACATTGCTGAATGGCGGTGTTCCGATGCTGGCGGCTATGGACATCGTCAAAAACATCGTGAACAACCACGTTTTAGCGATGGCGATTGATGAAGCGCGCAGCAATATCTCTGAAGGGGAATCTATTGCGGGTCCTTTAAAAAAATCCGGTCAATTTCCACCGATCGTGATTCACATGGTGAACATTGGTGAAAAAACCGGCGAACTTGAGAACATGCTTTCACAAGTTTCTGACGCCTATGACTTCCAAGTGAAAAACAAATTGGAAAGTCTCACAAGCCTTATGGGTCCCGTCGTTATCGTGCTGATGGGTTTTGCGATCGGTATGATCGTGATGGCCGTGATGGTACCGATGTTCGAAATGGCGAATATTGCGGGATAG
- the gspE gene encoding type II secretion system ATPase GspE: MASVDIQTILTKATSLTQDQVRSVLANPSVVRPVTVGEALAAKEFSTADEVVADLCKELGLDFIRDIPVSDIAVDLIRDIPINYAKQHNVLPYKEDSDTLIALTSNPVNLKALDDLKVLFGKRVRPLITTTSRVQDAINKVYEKSTANLSGLDEIEDEDYDLDDPIVDLLEAGEDDAPVIKMVNSLLFRAVKEKASDIHIEPYEKDMVVRFRTDGILFDVFKPPKKLQNAITSRIKVMANLNIAEKRLPQDGRIPLKVGGKDIDIRLSTVPTAHGERLVMRIQDRSSIVLELQQLGFSTENLERLDDLLSRSYGIFLVTGPTGSGKSTTLYGALSKLNKPDVNILTVEDPVEQRIHGIGQVQVNSKIGLTFAAGLRSFLRQDPDIIMVGEVRDLETAELAIQASLTGHLVLSTLHTNDSAGAFPRLIDFGVEPFLIATSIQGVVAQRLVRVLCPHCKAPYEPSDFELQLIGVSKEEAKNSHICRAMGCNHCGQKGYSGRTTISELLVVTDDIRSLIMQRKDGNSIKRLAVQNGMKTFRDHGIAKVLAGITTIEELTSNTQLDI, translated from the coding sequence ATGGCCTCCGTGGATATTCAAACGATCTTAACTAAAGCAACATCCCTAACACAGGACCAAGTGCGTTCTGTGTTAGCCAATCCTTCCGTGGTGAGACCCGTCACGGTGGGCGAAGCTTTAGCTGCGAAAGAATTTTCCACGGCGGATGAAGTCGTCGCCGATCTCTGCAAAGAATTGGGACTGGATTTTATTCGCGACATCCCTGTCAGCGATATCGCCGTCGACTTGATCCGAGACATTCCTATCAACTACGCAAAACAACACAACGTCCTCCCCTATAAGGAAGATTCAGATACCCTGATTGCTTTGACGAGCAATCCGGTGAATCTAAAAGCGTTGGACGATTTGAAAGTTCTTTTCGGAAAACGCGTGCGCCCTTTGATTACAACTACGAGCCGCGTTCAGGATGCGATCAATAAAGTTTACGAAAAAAGCACGGCGAATCTTTCGGGCCTTGATGAAATCGAAGACGAAGATTACGACTTGGATGATCCGATCGTGGATCTTCTTGAAGCCGGCGAAGATGATGCGCCGGTGATCAAGATGGTGAACAGTCTTCTGTTCCGTGCCGTCAAAGAAAAAGCATCTGATATTCATATTGAGCCTTATGAAAAAGACATGGTCGTTCGTTTCCGTACAGACGGTATTTTGTTCGACGTCTTTAAACCACCTAAGAAGCTACAAAACGCGATCACGTCCCGTATCAAAGTTATGGCGAACTTAAATATCGCCGAAAAACGTTTGCCTCAAGATGGTCGTATTCCTTTGAAAGTCGGCGGTAAAGATATCGATATCCGTCTTTCCACAGTGCCGACCGCCCACGGCGAGCGCCTGGTGATGCGTATTCAAGATAGATCAAGCATCGTTCTTGAGTTGCAACAGTTAGGATTCTCGACTGAAAACTTAGAACGCTTGGATGATCTTCTTTCACGCAGTTACGGGATCTTCCTGGTGACGGGACCAACAGGTTCTGGTAAGTCCACGACTCTTTACGGTGCTCTTTCAAAACTAAATAAACCCGATGTGAATATTCTGACTGTTGAAGATCCGGTGGAGCAACGTATCCACGGGATTGGCCAGGTGCAAGTGAACTCCAAGATTGGTTTAACATTTGCGGCGGGATTAAGATCGTTCCTTCGTCAAGACCCTGACATTATCATGGTCGGTGAGGTTCGTGACTTGGAAACAGCCGAACTTGCGATTCAAGCGTCCCTGACGGGTCACTTGGTTCTTTCGACTCTGCACACGAATGACTCGGCCGGTGCCTTCCCGCGTTTGATTGACTTCGGGGTTGAGCCGTTCTTGATCGCAACATCCATTCAAGGTGTCGTGGCTCAGCGTCTTGTGCGCGTTCTCTGCCCTCACTGCAAAGCGCCTTATGAGCCTTCTGATTTTGAATTGCAATTGATCGGTGTTAGCAAAGAAGAAGCGAAGAACTCGCACATCTGCCGCGCTATGGGTTGCAATCACTGTGGGCAAAAAGGTTATTCGGGTCGTACGACGATCAGTGAACTTTTGGTTGTGACAGATGACATCCGCTCTTTGATCATGCAAAGAAAAGATGGTAACTCTATCAAAAGACTTGCTGTGCAAAACGGAATGAAAACATTCCGCGATCACGGTATCGCCAAAGTGCTTGCGGGCATTACGACGATTGAAGAACTGACATCGAATACACAGTTGGATATTTAG